The window TTACCTTCCAAGTTACCTAAAAAACATTCATGGTTCAGCTTTTGCAGCACTGTAATACTAAAAACCATCTTAGGTTAAAATCCACAGTACAAAATATTGTTAGACATGTGTGTAAACAATAATTATTACAAAAGTGGTTGGAAATTGTGCAGATAAATCCCATTTGCCTCTGAAATGGTGAGCTCTGGTGAAAGATTCCTCTCATTTCCTCCTGAAGGAAAACCTACAAACAGAGACAGAGTCCAGAGTTAGTTCACAGTGTGCGCTCCGATCCTGCGAGTCTGAAAGCCTCGGGTCTGATTGAAGTTCCTTCCATGactaaacaaattaatttccaGACTCTTCTCCATTCACTGTCTAAAAATCCTCACCATCAATTATCGTGCAGTTTGTTCAACTATCCATCATTATATTTACAGTATATATCCACCTATTAAACCAATGATCTGTCGATCCATCAATTATCCATTTCATGATTTTTATATCCAGTTTAAATTGTTATTGCCATATCATCGTGTGTGAAATACTGTAATCACAAAAGACTTTTGGAAGCAATATTTGGCAGAGTTGTACATGTAAAATGTCAGGCATTCATGCTCTGCATATTAGGGAAGCACAGCGTTAGAAAATACTACTATTGGTAAATACTTCCATAACATCAGATGTAATAAATGccttcttttccttctttttagcATTTTGGGCAATGTTACTTGTCCCACATGCAAGCATCTGCTCCCGTAAGAGTTAAAAATTACATTAGTGAGTAAAATGCAAATTCATGATTCTGGAAATATATTAGCCAACAGTTGTATCACAGCAAACAGTCTTCTGTGGTATGAACATTGCGATGACGATATATATCCCAATGTGCTGGGCCGTCTTACTGAACATCTAAAATATATCTGGACAGTTGTTTGGACTCTATGTACCCATAATGCCCACGCCTGATCTACAATTTTTCAGTAGCTGAGTTGCTAAAGCTTATGAAGTGTGGTGAAGACACTGCGATAATACAAATAGAAATGTGTCTGGAAAAATGTGGGGTAATCGTAATCCAGATCATCGCAATTTGAAGCAATAGTCTCTCAAATATTTTCCTGCTATCGTGCAGCTCTGGTTACATATCTAGAGAAGCCTGCAATGAAGTCAGACGAAGTCTTGCATCATGCTTAGGGCCCTTGAAGGCAAACCGAGAATACAGGAATTTGAGTTGGGAAAAGTATGAAACCTTGATTTGAGAAATGTGTAGAAGCCCTTTCACTGCAAGAGCGGATGAAGCAACTTGTAATTACTGACGACGACGGCGGCTTGGGAGGCGGACACATTTTCCGGCCTCCCTCCCTCACTCCCCACACAAGCATGCTCTGCATCAGCATGACTTCACTGGGTCACAAGTACATCATTAGCAGACAGGAGAAGGGCTGTCGGGATAATCTCCCAGTTATCTTCACGTCAGCATCAGGTGACTGTAGCCAAACAAGCCCAGCTCTGAATTCCTAACATTTTACCTGTGATAGTAAAACCtgtctttggcattaagaaaaaacttttttttttctaaacagctTGATACTTACAGTTTTCCTATAGTTGTCTTCTCGTTTATTGTGGAGGAAGTGTCCTGCGTGGCTGCTGCTGTTTCCAGGTCCACGTCAACCATGGCTGGTTCAGGTTGAGGCAGAATCCCACTGCAAaaatttaacagatttattgTCACTAGGAAAGACAGCGCAGCAATTAACACTTAAAAGCGGCTATCAAAGTTGAGGCACTTTGAAAAACTTATTATTCAGGACTCAAAACAgcagaattatttattttttaatgtcagGACCATGGTTACTGCAGATAATGCCATGATAGGCTTAAATTGTATAACCTGCAAAAATGACATGCATAAAACATTCAGACACAGGCAAAttcaagaaatattttagatattttcccCTAAATTGCTATTTAGTTTGTGCATACTTGTCCAGAATAACTCAAATTCAGTTTTCCAGGCTGTTTATAGGAACCctggaaataataaaaatgttggaaATTAGAAACTACAGCCTCAAAAGTTCTCCATCCAAAAGTTCAGCTGTATGGTTCTATGtcatgagtaaaaaaaatcactaaaaaTCAGTGTGAGAGCTGGTGTTTCTGCTCAATAGTCTCCTAAACTCCAACTGAGTTAATCTACAAGTCCAAGATGCAGGATCTAGTTTTTCAGGTTCAATTCTTCATTACCCACTGGTTTACACCCAAACAATGTAATGTACCATGGGACGGTTACTGGCATCAAGGTTACAAAGTTCTGCTTTCAAAGATGTTCAATGTTTTCCTTAAACTGTTGCTACAGTTTTAAAATTCTTTTCAGGTTCAAGTTTCCTGGCGATCTGCGTATcactgtataaatgtgtgtgtgtgttagtgaatGTGACTGGGTGACTGCTCTTTGAGCAAAAGCCCCGTATAAATTCAGCCCATTTATTTGAATGAGATGTGAGACAAAGTGTGGGAGTTAAAGAACACTTCTGGTGTTTGGAGCCCTGGTCCCTGAAGTTGGAATTACTGAACATCAAAGTAATAAAGGTAAAGCATATTTGTGCTAAATGTTCGATAAGATGCGGAAGCACTGTTTACAAATGGCTAAAACAACCATAAATGTATGTGTATGCCTGTTTGAATGACTAAGGGTAACAATCCTCTTCTGCTGTTACTTTGTGAGTTAGAAGCTGAAAGGTTTGGGAACCTCTGCTTTAGAGCTTAAGGAAATATTGCCCCTTCCACACAGGTTACTGTGCACTGTCGATCAGGCAGGGGAGTCAAAAGTACGTCAAGgccaaaacattttatgaaaaaaaaagtataattgaaattttttttaggtggttCTCAAAACATGAGtatgtaatattttattaaagaatATAGTCAGATTTTCTGCAGGAAAGGGATATGTAAAATCATTGGGTCTAAatcttaaaaagattttttcacattttccttATGGAAAGATGATCGTCTGGTTTGGAAATTCTCTTGGGCTCgaatataatgaaaaaaaataatttgttctcAGCGATAAGTACATGGTTTGGGTCAGTCTTTCTTTGAAAAAGCTTGTTTTAATTGCCAATTctaataaaagaattaaaagcTTCATTATAGTAaaagtcattggatagatgtggtCATATGtactttaaaaattaaagagaatgtctaAACCGTGGTCATCAAAAGACAAACACATTATAAGAAGAATTTAGTCTGTCTTCAATAAACTtgctctaattaaaaataaaaaaaaaagtaggggggttgggggggctGTACATAATCGGCCCCttggccacactttggacacaccTGAGCAAGCTGAAAGAAGGCTACTAGATTgttgaaaaaagacaaatttggctgtttggaaatGTTTCTGATCACGAAAAACACTCCGCCATGGTGTAAAGGAGCGCCAGGCGATACTAATTTGAAAGTAAGGTTAGCGAGTTAAGAAGCGGCTAACTGCAGGTTCTGCCTCAGCAGACAGTCTGACTAACCAAcctgataataaaaaaagtttgttacACTTCAACGACACAATGGCAAAAAAGGGATAGTgctctgtaaaaaaacaaaaacacctaaaagctactgttaaaaataataataataaaaagttgctaaaatgtgtttaaatctacagtatgcatcaaaatctaaataagaactaaataatgtttcagaaaaaacatgCAACTGCGATAATAGAGAGCACTTTAATGAGGACACAACTAATTAGACAAGttcctctttatttttcatcatcAGGTTTTCCTCTCAATGAGCTTTAGCTCTTGTGTTTCTGTTGACATCAGGGACAGCGAgtcaatatatattatattcaaacATATTATTGGTAAGCAGAGAACGAATAGGGACCCTGAACTATAGCAGCCTAGCAAATAACGCTTCAAAACACTACTTTGTGATTACAACATTTTACATGTCAGTATTAATATAGTGTACTGCTCTTGGTTTAACAATAAATATTGCCtcacttttatattttatcaaccTTGTCTCAGCATCTTCTTGTTTCTATTTTAgcgtgtaaagcactttgtgcacAATATGGATTGTTGAagagtgctatataaataaactttgataatttgttttgttttttaagacgTTTTGGTTATACTTCttgtcttttaattattttaacctttttttaagtCACCTTCGTGTAAAAACACACCTAAACTGTGGCAAACAGCTGTGtttgagggggagggggggtgtcCTGTGTGGGATTACACTCTAATAAACTGTTTCTATAAGCAATAGCTGATTAACATTGTTGAGCATTGGTGGGAGAGGGGAGCCAGCAGCTTTTAATCAAACATTCAGTGTGGTGACCTCTTGtacagctgcagctcctcctgggCCACCATGAGCTGAGCCTTCAGCTGGTTCCTCTCCTGCAGGACCTCCTTCAGCTCCTGCATGGTGAAGCGCGGTCTGTTGGGGTCGTTCAGGTCCACCACCAGCTGATTTGCCCCCGCTTCCCGCTGGGACAGAGAAGAGACGATTAAACCTCTTTAGGTTTCCTCACCAACCCACAACCAGAGCTGGGCCCGCCGCAGGAAGCTCACCGCGCTGTGTCCGGAGGAGGAAGAGCCCTCCCCGAGGAGCCTGTCCAGCTCTGCCTTCAGGTTGTCCCGCTCCATTCTCAGCTCCTCCACGGACAGATTGTACTTGTTCACCAGGGTCTCGAACATCTCCAGGACCCGCACTATCCTGAACTGCAGGTCGGACACCTCTTCGCCGGCGCTGCTGATTTTTAACAAGTCTCGGCCGATCACGTAGGAAATGTCATAGACATCCTCGACGGTGAGCTCAAAGGCGTCCTTCTCAAAGGCCAGGGCGGGCGACGACTCCTCGCCGAACTCCATCATCGGTTCGCGGCTGGAAATCACTAaagtcactttttttaaaaacaacaaaccacCTAGAAAACTCTAAATAACACGATTCCCCTCAGTTTCGGACTTTGTGTAGTTTTCTAAACGAAGGTAACAAAGTTGCGGCGGAGCGGCACTTCCCCCCATCACTCATCATCCAATGGCGTGACAGCGGAGGAGGGCAAAGTATCCTAGCGACAGGTGAGCTCCAAGATCGTCTACGGTGCGGAGAGGGCTCACTCGGGCACGGTTAACACGTAAAGTTGTGTCATTCGAAACGAGGAAACTCCTGCCGCTCCTCTCTTCATTTCCCGCTGTCCTGAGCCGTTTTCTGAGCTGTCAGCGTCAAGTGATAAATCACGTGACTGGATGTTTACGACTTTTATTGCCTTCTGCATTTGTCGGGATAAAAGGATCTAGTCAGGACCTTCAAGCACGGAGAATTGCTTAACAAcgctataaaaacaaaacaaaaaaacaaatgtataacaTGAAACAAAATCTTTCTATAATCCTGTAGTCGTTTTCAGTATTGCAATGTTGGTGTTATATAGACACAAACGTgcaaaattgtaaaaaataaacctttatttctttattcacAATAACCACAATTTTACATGCACTCATCAGCAGACGCCAGAGGCTACATATAGCATATTAGTtgtataattattaataataaagcaTTAAGGCACTTTACCAGGGCAAAAGAGCAACaccataaacatttattttaacgtTTCaagatgaaaacataaaatcagcTGCAATGTCCAGTTAGCTCGTCTTGGAGCAGTTTGTCACATAATCCAGATAAGGCCGCAcagctaaaaaatatatatatttaatagcTCCAATTATGTCTAAAGAAATGATCGGTGGTCCTGGTCCTTTGGgaatatttgtattaatttaaagCCTTTGTCTgttaaaaccaaaacatataaaaactgACTGGTTAATTCACAAAGATTTTAGCTGTAAGCATGGGGCTGGGTATCGATACCAAGGCATACAAACGTTTTAAAAGTTTAAGGTTTCAAAAGGTACaaacttttttgtcacacttttgAGTTAAAGCCCTTTTAATaagatgccaaaaaaaaaagtgctaacGTTTCCTCCAGCTGCAAGGAACACGGAGAAGTGTAATGTTGTCTCTTCCCTACCTATTGCTGAACACTGCaaatcagctggctgaaagagggCTCCTACACTTTTCACTTATTTATAGCGGTAAAAT of the Fundulus heteroclitus isolate FHET01 chromosome 12, MU-UCD_Fhet_4.1, whole genome shotgun sequence genome contains:
- the rilpl2 gene encoding RILP-like protein 2, with protein sequence MMEFGEESSPALAFEKDAFELTVEDVYDISYVIGRDLLKISSAGEEVSDLQFRIVRVLEMFETLVNKYNLSVEELRMERDNLKAELDRLLGEGSSSSGHSAREAGANQLVVDLNDPNRPRFTMQELKEVLQERNQLKAQLMVAQEELQLYKSGILPQPEPAMVDVDLETAAATQDTSSTINEKTTIGKLFSFRRK